A single genomic interval of Halorubrum aethiopicum harbors:
- a CDS encoding MFS transporter, with the protein MGRSSLGRLGRFDAIVLTSTLWFLGKFVRFAFPPLFERIAGVYEVSTAVLGTAFSGLLLVYAVLQFPSGLLADRFSSVAVIGSGAALAALGALALAVDGPFVLLVGAMLTIGAGTGTLKTVGVRLLSRAYPHRTGRTLGVFDTFGTFGGVAAPAAVVVFSGLPGLLGAGWRTTFLAAGLVGLAVTAAFVARVPARVSEVDVGGTGTGEGVPVREYAALFRNPRFSAFVAVTVLFSFAYNAAIAFLPLYLTREAGLGSATASLLFSALFAVSLVQLFTGELSDRTGELPVIAVTLGLATVGLGSVVLLTGVGGAVPLGAAIVCLGLGSHGYRPVRSAYLMSVIPASVAGGSLGAVRTLLMIAGASSPALVGFLSETAGFKPAFWLLTAALGLGTVVSAVLWLFE; encoded by the coding sequence GTGGGACGGTCGTCGCTGGGTCGTCTGGGGCGGTTCGACGCGATCGTGCTCACGTCGACGCTCTGGTTTCTGGGGAAGTTCGTCCGCTTCGCGTTCCCGCCGCTCTTCGAGCGGATCGCCGGCGTGTACGAGGTGTCGACGGCGGTGCTCGGGACCGCGTTCAGCGGGCTCCTCCTCGTGTACGCCGTGCTCCAGTTCCCGTCCGGGCTGCTCGCGGACCGGTTCAGCTCCGTGGCCGTCATCGGCTCCGGGGCGGCGCTCGCGGCCCTCGGGGCACTCGCGCTGGCCGTCGACGGGCCGTTCGTCCTGCTCGTCGGGGCCATGCTGACGATCGGTGCGGGGACGGGTACGCTCAAGACGGTGGGGGTGCGGCTGCTCTCGCGGGCGTACCCGCACCGGACCGGGCGGACGCTCGGCGTGTTCGACACGTTCGGCACCTTCGGCGGCGTCGCGGCCCCCGCCGCGGTGGTCGTCTTCTCGGGGCTCCCCGGCCTCCTCGGTGCCGGCTGGCGAACGACGTTCCTCGCGGCCGGACTCGTGGGGCTCGCCGTGACCGCCGCGTTCGTCGCCCGGGTCCCCGCGCGGGTCTCCGAGGTCGACGTCGGCGGGACGGGCACCGGGGAGGGCGTACCGGTCCGCGAGTACGCCGCGCTCTTCCGGAACCCGCGGTTCTCGGCGTTCGTCGCGGTGACGGTCCTGTTCTCGTTCGCGTACAACGCCGCGATCGCCTTCCTCCCGCTGTACCTCACGCGGGAGGCCGGGCTCGGGTCGGCCACTGCGAGCCTGCTCTTCAGCGCGCTGTTCGCGGTGAGCCTCGTCCAACTGTTCACCGGCGAGCTGAGCGACCGGACGGGAGAGCTCCCCGTGATCGCGGTCACGCTCGGGCTCGCGACGGTCGGGCTCGGCTCCGTCGTCCTGCTGACCGGCGTCGGGGGCGCGGTCCCGCTGGGGGCGGCGATCGTCTGTCTCGGCCTCGGCTCCCACGGCTACCGCCCGGTCCGCAGCGCGTACCTGATGTCCGTCATCCCCGCGTCCGTCGCCGGCGGCAGCCTCGGGGCGGTGCGGACGCTTCTGATGATCGCCGGGGCCTCCTCCCCCGCCCTCGTCGGGTTCCTCTCGGAGACGGCCGGGTTCAAGCCGGCGTTCTGGCTCCTCACCGCGGCGCTGGGGCTCGGAACGGTCGTCTCGGCCGTCCTCTGGCTGTTCGAGTGA
- a CDS encoding isocitrate/isopropylmalate dehydrogenase family protein — MDAYEIAVIPGDGIGPEVVDAALPLVADAAEEAEFSFETTRFDWGTERHLERGEMMPDDGLDRLSGFDSIFLGAVGHPDVPDHVTLHGLLLPIRKGFDQYVCKRPNVLFEGIESPLRGYGAGDIDFVVYRENTEGEYASVGGREHRGFDHETAVQSALFTRRGTERIVRAAFEAATEREGRLTSITKSNAQAHSMVFWDDVVEEVATEFPSVEVERLLVDAAAMDLIRRPHEFDVLVASNLFGDILTDVGAQITGSMGLAPSGNVHPGESYPSMFEPVHGSAPDIVGEGVANPLATVLSWSMLFEELGEIGAADALWSAVADQLADADAPRTPDIGGTAGTEAVVADLRSRL, encoded by the coding sequence ATGGACGCCTACGAGATCGCCGTGATCCCAGGTGACGGTATCGGGCCGGAAGTCGTCGACGCGGCGCTCCCGCTCGTCGCGGACGCGGCCGAGGAGGCCGAGTTCTCCTTCGAGACGACGCGGTTCGACTGGGGGACCGAACGCCACCTCGAGCGGGGGGAGATGATGCCCGACGACGGCCTCGACCGGCTCTCGGGGTTCGACTCGATCTTCCTCGGGGCCGTCGGCCACCCCGACGTCCCCGACCACGTGACGCTCCACGGGCTCCTGTTGCCGATCCGCAAGGGGTTCGACCAGTACGTCTGTAAGCGCCCGAACGTCCTGTTCGAGGGGATCGAGAGCCCGCTCCGCGGGTACGGGGCCGGCGACATCGACTTCGTGGTGTACCGCGAGAACACGGAAGGAGAGTACGCCAGCGTCGGCGGCCGGGAACACCGCGGGTTCGACCACGAGACCGCGGTCCAGTCGGCGCTCTTCACCCGCCGCGGCACGGAGCGGATCGTCCGCGCCGCCTTCGAGGCCGCGACGGAACGGGAGGGGCGTCTCACCAGCATCACGAAGTCGAACGCGCAGGCCCACAGCATGGTGTTCTGGGACGACGTGGTCGAGGAGGTGGCGACGGAGTTCCCGTCGGTGGAGGTCGAGCGGCTCCTCGTCGACGCGGCGGCGATGGACCTGATCCGCCGGCCGCACGAGTTCGACGTGCTCGTCGCCTCGAACCTCTTCGGCGACATCCTCACCGACGTCGGCGCGCAGATAACCGGGAGCATGGGGCTCGCCCCCTCCGGAAACGTCCACCCCGGCGAGTCGTACCCGTCGATGTTCGAGCCGGTCCACGGGAGCGCGCCCGACATCGTCGGCGAGGGCGTCGCGAACCCGCTCGCGACGGTGCTCTCGTGGTCCATGCTGTTCGAGGAGCTCGGAGAGATCGGAGCCGCGGACGCGCTCTGGAGCGCGGTCGCGGACCAGCTCGCCGACGCCGACGCCCCCAGAACGCCCGACATCGGGGGGACGGCGGGCACCGAGGCCGTCGTCGCGGACCTCCGGTCGCGGCTGTGA
- a CDS encoding mandelate racemase/muconate lactonizing enzyme family protein, producing MEIRSVEAVPLRRELDERFANAQKWISSREYCLVRIETADGTVGWGECWGPIAGTRETVDDRVAPLLRGRDARAVESIHEDLVFDLRSAYHSTVPAGVVSGVDLALWDLRGKAAGASVATLLGGARREAVPAYATGHFWPPVEEFAELETAVVSEAESHVDAGFDALKLKIGTERHFGWGPEADLALVRAVREAVGDDAALMADANHAYDLPAARRVADGLAELDVRFFEEPLPPERVEAYARLNRESEVPIAGGECWAFAPEFRRVANAGAVDVLQPDVTSAGGLTSARRAAETADAAGLATYPHVFGSAVALAASLQLLATLPGSPRLEFDRTPNPIREELAVDPIRNEGTEVPVPDGPGLGVEIDPETLDRFRVE from the coding sequence ATGGAGATACGAAGCGTCGAGGCGGTGCCGCTCCGGCGGGAACTCGACGAGCGGTTCGCGAACGCGCAGAAGTGGATCTCGTCGCGCGAGTACTGTCTGGTCCGGATCGAGACGGCCGACGGGACGGTCGGCTGGGGGGAGTGTTGGGGGCCGATCGCCGGCACCCGCGAGACGGTCGACGACCGGGTCGCGCCGCTGCTCCGCGGGCGCGACGCGCGGGCCGTCGAGTCGATCCACGAGGACCTCGTCTTCGACCTCCGGTCGGCGTACCACTCGACGGTCCCGGCCGGGGTCGTGAGCGGCGTGGACCTCGCGCTGTGGGACCTCCGCGGCAAGGCGGCCGGCGCGTCCGTCGCGACGCTGCTCGGCGGCGCGCGCCGCGAGGCGGTCCCCGCCTACGCGACCGGCCACTTCTGGCCCCCGGTCGAGGAGTTCGCCGAGCTCGAGACGGCGGTCGTCTCGGAGGCCGAGTCGCACGTCGACGCCGGGTTCGACGCGCTCAAACTGAAGATCGGAACGGAGCGCCACTTCGGCTGGGGACCGGAGGCCGACCTGGCGCTGGTCCGGGCGGTCCGGGAGGCGGTCGGGGACGACGCCGCGCTGATGGCCGACGCGAACCACGCGTACGACCTCCCCGCCGCCCGCCGGGTGGCCGACGGGCTCGCCGAGCTCGACGTGCGCTTCTTCGAGGAGCCGCTCCCGCCGGAGCGGGTCGAGGCGTACGCGCGGCTGAACCGGGAGAGCGAGGTCCCGATCGCGGGCGGCGAGTGTTGGGCGTTCGCGCCCGAGTTCCGGCGCGTCGCGAACGCCGGCGCGGTCGACGTGCTCCAGCCGGACGTGACCAGCGCGGGCGGGCTCACGTCGGCGCGCCGGGCCGCGGAGACCGCCGACGCCGCGGGGCTGGCGACCTACCCGCACGTGTTCGGGAGCGCGGTCGCGCTCGCGGCGAGCCTCCAGCTGCTCGCGACGCTTCCGGGGTCGCCCAGACTGGAGTTCGACCGCACGCCGAACCCGATCCGCGAGGAGCTGGCCGTCGACCCGATCCGGAACGAGGGAACCGAGGTGCCAGTCCCCGACGGGCCGGGTCTCGGGGTCGAGATCGATCCCGAGACGCTCGACCGGTTCCGGGTCGAGTGA
- a CDS encoding acetate--CoA ligase family protein, which produces MSGDDASVVDPSAEPTPAVPELDPLFDPASVAVVGASPDSFYSGNLVNNLLDYGFDGTLYPVNPNREEVWGRRCHDDVSEVPETVDLVVVSVPREYVVDVVAAAGDRGVPVALVLTAGFSEADEAGAELEARLAETASDAGIRVVGPNCIGVMAARGATLTSTCSRNPEPGRIGLVSQSGALAFTTFFERAADRDLHFSHVVSTGNEADLTLTDYVAYLAERETVDVVCTYVEGIEEPERFMRVAERATRNGTPVLTVKIGQSDLAEEATLSHTGSLTGSDAAWEAAFDQTGVQRVPDIPDLLSRATAHTAYGTPDGDRVCIASTSGGLASLLADMAAERDLSLPDIDGETEETLLGIDELLTYGGFNNPADIRGYGAEVFPEIADAVLADDAFDAYVFAIGLPGVDERAATIAADLEAIAADADDPVYVLWTGRKEPDDPTETPPYARLRESVPVYEDPGRCLDAVASTVAYAADRDRAVGEPSRADLASALDAADGDADRVDAAALDLPRGRVLTWTEAEPLLDAYDVPVVETRVATDADEAVAAAREVGFPVVCKVDSPALPHRTDAGAVRLGLDSPAAVREAYADVTDAALDRVDADEIAGVLVQPTVDDGVEAILGVAPGDVFGSLVTVGPGGVLVEALDETATLVPPFSRADARRAVEGTALADLLTDRRAGEPLSVDAVVDLLVNVGDLAAAVDAVAELDLNPVVVTADGPVPVDALVRTRR; this is translated from the coding sequence ATGTCAGGAGACGACGCGTCGGTCGTCGATCCGAGCGCCGAGCCGACTCCCGCCGTCCCGGAACTGGACCCGCTCTTCGACCCGGCGTCGGTCGCGGTCGTGGGGGCCAGCCCCGACTCCTTCTACTCGGGGAACCTCGTGAACAACCTCCTCGACTACGGCTTCGACGGGACGCTCTACCCCGTCAACCCGAACCGCGAGGAGGTGTGGGGCCGCCGGTGTCACGACGACGTCTCGGAGGTCCCCGAGACCGTCGACCTCGTCGTCGTGAGCGTCCCGCGGGAGTACGTCGTCGACGTCGTCGCCGCGGCCGGCGATCGGGGGGTGCCGGTCGCGCTCGTGCTCACCGCCGGGTTCTCCGAGGCCGACGAGGCGGGCGCGGAACTGGAGGCGCGGCTGGCCGAGACCGCTTCCGACGCCGGGATCCGCGTCGTCGGGCCGAACTGTATCGGCGTGATGGCCGCCCGCGGCGCGACGCTCACCTCGACGTGCTCGCGGAACCCGGAACCGGGCCGGATCGGGCTCGTCAGCCAGTCCGGCGCGCTGGCGTTCACGACGTTCTTCGAGCGGGCCGCAGACCGGGACCTCCACTTCAGCCACGTCGTCTCGACGGGCAACGAGGCGGACCTGACGCTGACGGACTACGTCGCGTACCTCGCGGAACGGGAGACCGTCGACGTGGTGTGTACCTACGTCGAGGGGATCGAGGAGCCGGAGCGGTTCATGCGCGTCGCGGAGCGGGCGACGCGGAACGGGACGCCGGTGTTGACGGTGAAGATCGGCCAGTCCGACCTCGCGGAGGAGGCCACGCTCTCGCACACGGGGTCGCTCACCGGCAGCGACGCGGCCTGGGAGGCGGCGTTCGACCAGACCGGCGTCCAGCGGGTGCCGGACATCCCGGACCTGCTCTCGCGGGCGACCGCCCACACCGCGTACGGCACGCCCGACGGCGACCGGGTCTGTATCGCCTCGACCAGCGGCGGCCTCGCGAGCCTGCTCGCGGACATGGCCGCCGAGCGCGACCTGTCGCTGCCCGACATCGACGGGGAGACCGAAGAGACGCTGCTCGGGATCGACGAACTGCTCACCTACGGCGGGTTCAACAACCCCGCCGACATCCGGGGGTACGGCGCCGAGGTGTTCCCCGAGATCGCCGACGCGGTCCTCGCCGACGACGCCTTCGACGCCTACGTGTTCGCGATCGGGCTGCCGGGAGTCGACGAACGCGCGGCGACGATCGCGGCGGACCTCGAGGCGATCGCCGCCGACGCCGACGACCCGGTGTACGTCCTCTGGACGGGGCGAAAGGAGCCGGACGACCCGACCGAGACGCCGCCGTACGCCCGCCTCCGGGAGTCGGTCCCGGTGTACGAGGACCCGGGGCGCTGTCTGGACGCGGTCGCCTCGACCGTCGCGTACGCCGCCGACCGTGACCGCGCCGTCGGCGAGCCCTCGCGGGCCGACCTCGCGAGCGCGCTCGACGCGGCGGACGGCGACGCCGACCGGGTCGACGCGGCCGCCCTCGACCTCCCCCGGGGCCGCGTCCTGACGTGGACGGAGGCCGAACCGCTGCTCGACGCGTACGACGTCCCAGTCGTCGAGACGCGGGTCGCGACCGACGCCGACGAGGCGGTCGCCGCCGCCCGCGAGGTCGGGTTCCCGGTCGTCTGTAAGGTCGACTCGCCGGCGCTTCCCCACCGGACCGACGCCGGCGCGGTCCGACTCGGTCTCGACTCGCCCGCGGCGGTCCGCGAGGCGTACGCCGACGTGACCGACGCCGCGCTGGATCGGGTCGACGCCGACGAGATCGCGGGCGTGCTCGTCCAGCCGACCGTCGACGACGGCGTCGAGGCCATCCTCGGCGTCGCGCCCGGCGACGTCTTCGGCTCGCTGGTCACGGTCGGTCCCGGCGGGGTGCTGGTGGAGGCGCTCGACGAGACCGCGACGCTCGTCCCGCCGTTCTCGCGGGCCGACGCGCGCCGCGCCGTCGAGGGGACGGCGCTCGCGGACCTGCTGACCGACCGACGCGCGGGCGAGCCGCTCTCCGTCGACGCCGTCGTCGACCTGCTCGTGAACGTCGGGGACCTGGCGGCCGCCGTCGACGCGGTCGCCGAACTCGACCTCAACCCGGTCGTCGTCACCGCGGACGGCCCCGTCCCCGTCGACGCGCTGGTGCGGACGCGCCGCTGA
- a CDS encoding dipeptide ABC transporter ATP-binding protein, whose protein sequence is MSLLEVNDVKIAYRMPGNDVHAVNNVSFSIDEGDNYGLVGESGCGKSTLAKSVLGLLDDNGEVREGSIEFDGRELLELSERDWQSVRWEDIAYIPQSAMDSLDPVMTVGAQIRQAIRKHRDVSKAAANERVAEVFEMVGLDPDRTGDYPHQFSGGMRQRVTIAMALALDPDLLIADEPTTGLDVIVQDKIMDKLMEIQEEIGSSLLMITHDVGVVAETCDEMSVLYGGKVMEQGDTDRIFRSPTNPYTIGLKNAFPEVDEFDEQAISIPGSLPDLTEEPTSCVFRNRCPFATPECEDGHPPLAEAGGQLSACYHTDRADEMREEAADPETWGIDVRDERDRGSGVGDTILETRGLEKWFKQPQGILEDLRGDEPDYVKAVNSVDLSVHEGEIVGVAGESGCGKSTLAEVIAALQDRTGGEILIEGTPVDDLLDESTKKFRSQVQFIFQDPFDSLNPRQRVRAAVGEPLKIQGHDPETIERRVRETIEDVGLKPAEKYLDQLPTQLSGGERQRVAIAQALVLEPTLLICDEPASMLDVSLKANILNILREKADERDIGIVYISHDLASLTQIADRLAVMYLGRIAEIGATEDVVTEPKHPYTASLLSASPKTDPDVDRQRVLLPGEPPNPVNLPAGCNFAPRCPKADETCRGEEPARSTAAEDGHEAACYYPVEDVESELLERYAAAREEEVGEIVAEELTL, encoded by the coding sequence ATGAGTCTACTCGAAGTCAACGACGTGAAGATCGCGTATCGGATGCCGGGCAACGACGTCCACGCCGTGAACAACGTCTCCTTCTCGATCGACGAGGGGGACAACTACGGGCTCGTCGGCGAGTCGGGCTGCGGGAAGTCGACCCTGGCGAAGTCCGTCCTCGGACTGCTCGACGACAACGGCGAGGTCCGCGAGGGGAGCATCGAGTTCGACGGCCGGGAGCTGCTCGAGCTGTCAGAGCGGGACTGGCAGTCGGTCCGCTGGGAGGACATCGCCTACATTCCACAGAGCGCGATGGACTCGCTGGACCCGGTGATGACGGTCGGCGCGCAGATCCGCCAGGCGATCCGCAAACACCGGGACGTCTCGAAGGCGGCGGCGAACGAGCGCGTCGCCGAGGTGTTCGAGATGGTCGGGCTCGACCCCGACCGGACGGGGGATTACCCCCACCAGTTCTCCGGCGGGATGCGCCAGCGCGTCACCATCGCGATGGCGCTCGCGCTCGACCCCGACCTCCTCATCGCGGACGAGCCCACCACCGGGCTCGACGTGATCGTCCAGGACAAGATCATGGACAAGCTGATGGAGATCCAAGAGGAGATCGGCAGCTCGCTTCTCATGATCACCCACGACGTCGGCGTCGTCGCCGAGACCTGCGACGAGATGTCGGTTCTGTACGGCGGGAAGGTGATGGAACAGGGCGACACCGACCGGATCTTCCGGTCGCCGACGAACCCCTACACGATCGGGCTGAAGAACGCCTTCCCGGAGGTCGACGAGTTCGACGAGCAGGCCATCTCGATCCCGGGGTCGCTGCCGGACCTGACCGAGGAGCCGACCAGCTGCGTGTTCCGCAACCGGTGTCCGTTCGCCACCCCGGAGTGCGAGGACGGCCACCCGCCGCTCGCCGAGGCCGGCGGACAGCTGTCGGCCTGCTACCACACCGACCGGGCGGACGAGATGCGCGAGGAGGCCGCGGACCCCGAGACGTGGGGGATCGACGTCCGCGACGAGCGCGACCGGGGGAGCGGCGTCGGCGACACGATCCTCGAGACCAGGGGCCTCGAGAAGTGGTTCAAACAGCCGCAGGGGATCCTCGAGGACCTCCGCGGCGACGAGCCCGACTACGTCAAGGCCGTCAACAGCGTCGACCTCTCCGTCCACGAGGGCGAGATCGTCGGCGTCGCCGGCGAGTCGGGTTGCGGGAAGTCGACCCTGGCGGAGGTGATCGCCGCGCTCCAGGACCGCACCGGCGGCGAGATCCTGATCGAGGGGACGCCGGTCGACGACCTCCTCGACGAGAGCACGAAGAAGTTCCGCTCGCAGGTCCAGTTCATCTTCCAGGACCCGTTCGACTCGTTGAACCCCCGCCAGCGAGTGCGTGCTGCGGTCGGGGAGCCCCTGAAGATACAGGGACACGACCCCGAGACGATCGAGCGACGGGTCCGAGAGACGATCGAGGACGTCGGGTTGAAGCCGGCGGAGAAGTATCTCGACCAGCTCCCGACCCAGCTGTCCGGCGGGGAGCGCCAGCGCGTCGCGATCGCGCAGGCGCTCGTGCTCGAGCCGACGCTGTTGATCTGCGACGAGCCGGCGTCGATGCTCGACGTCTCGCTCAAGGCCAACATCCTCAACATCCTCCGGGAGAAGGCCGACGAGCGCGACATCGGGATCGTCTACATCTCCCACGACCTCGCGAGCCTCACGCAGATCGCCGACCGGCTGGCCGTGATGTATCTCGGGCGGATCGCCGAGATCGGAGCGACGGAGGACGTCGTCACGGAGCCGAAACACCCCTACACGGCGTCGCTTCTGTCGGCCTCCCCGAAGACCGACCCCGACGTCGACAGACAGCGGGTGCTGTTGCCGGGCGAGCCGCCGAACCCGGTCAACCTCCCCGCCGGGTGTAACTTCGCACCGCGGTGTCCGAAGGCCGACGAGACGTGCCGCGGCGAGGAGCCGGCGCGGTCGACGGCCGCGGAGGACGGCCACGAGGCCGCCTGTTACTACCCGGTGGAGGACGTCGAAAGCGAGCTGTTGGAGCGGTACGCGGCGGCGCGCGAGGAGGAGGTCGGGGAGATCGTCGCCGAGGAACTGACGCTGTAG
- a CDS encoding ABC transporter permease gives MSGYSFDTETAKERLRSELGRAGRTLRFVLQDNAAKAGFAVIVAFGFLGVFGPYLAPYHPIEDTLQQGGSMMRLQSPGGKALLGTTSFGKDVLSQFLAGARPTLIVGLFGGVGTGILGFLVGLTSGYFGGRVDEFLMRLTDLTFALPFLPMALVILSFVTPSVWLITAVLVVFLWKMPARVIRSEVMTVKERTFVKSARARGAGHTRTMFLHVAPNVLGIGFLYTAYAVGWSIVAGASLAFLGFGDPTTTSWGRMLQQVFRSGAIRTAWWWVLPPAVGIGAVTTGVFLVGRAFEEIVNPDLQTEQE, from the coding sequence GTTCGTGCTACAGGACAACGCGGCGAAGGCCGGCTTCGCGGTCATCGTCGCGTTCGGGTTCCTCGGGGTCTTCGGGCCGTACCTGGCCCCGTACCACCCGATCGAGGACACGCTCCAGCAGGGCGGATCGATGATGCGACTCCAGTCGCCCGGCGGCAAGGCGCTGCTCGGGACGACCTCGTTCGGCAAGGACGTGTTGAGCCAGTTCCTCGCCGGCGCACGGCCGACGCTGATCGTCGGCCTCTTCGGCGGCGTCGGGACCGGGATCCTCGGCTTCCTCGTCGGGCTCACGAGCGGCTACTTCGGCGGCCGCGTCGACGAGTTCCTGATGCGGCTGACCGACCTCACGTTCGCGCTCCCGTTCCTGCCGATGGCGCTCGTGATCCTCTCGTTCGTGACGCCGAGCGTCTGGCTCATCACCGCCGTCCTCGTCGTCTTCCTCTGGAAGATGCCGGCACGCGTCATCCGCTCGGAGGTGATGACCGTCAAGGAGCGGACCTTCGTCAAGTCCGCCCGCGCCAGGGGGGCCGGCCACACCCGGACGATGTTCCTCCACGTCGCGCCGAACGTCCTCGGGATCGGCTTCCTCTACACCGCCTACGCCGTCGGCTGGTCGATCGTCGCCGGGGCGTCGCTCGCGTTCCTCGGCTTCGGCGACCCGACGACGACGTCGTGGGGGCGGATGCTCCAGCAGGTGTTCCGATCCGGCGCGATCCGCACCGCGTGGTGGTGGGTGCTCCCGCCGGCGGTCGGCATCGGTGCCGTCACGACGGGCGTCTTCCTGGTCGGACGCGCGTTCGAGGAGATAGTCAACCCCGACCTACAGACGGAGCAAGAATGA